One window of Alkaliphilus metalliredigens QYMF genomic DNA carries:
- a CDS encoding PAS domain S-box protein, which yields MDDMKKEEVNTNYKNVLEDLMDIILIVDKNGKIVYGNKRAVETYGYTYEELVNLSVFDLRNQDIEEPVQEQLKQALLRGIEFKTYHYKKNGTKFPVEVRSRYSGEQSKGNVVSIIRDISHIDKIAKDAEMFSVSLDILDDAIVTFTKDLKVSLWSKAAEEKLGYTKEEIVGQNIKILVPNEKIKEFENEIFEVRKGNVVERLETIRLHKNGNAIDVSISVSPFYDPDGVLIGVLGVYKDISQRKELAKQLKRNEERWRYALEGGRFGIWDWDIENNKIFSADLWKEILGYNEGELNDTYEDWMSKVHPEDFPYVKDKLNKHSRGEKYIDEFRMKCKDNTYKYLRAKGQIIEWREDGNPLRMMGTLEDITDRKIIEEELKEKYKQLELLKEEAENANKAKSQFLANMSHEIRTPMNGIFGVVQLLESTDVGAEQNKYINMLKESTHTLAGIINDILDISKIESGTFKLNNEPFNLTEMISSIYHGLLVDGNAKGLEVGYYLDPNINPQVIGDELKLKQILTNLISNAVKYTEQGFVSFRVNRISFDEHTEKIQFNVKDSGIGIKDGFKEKIFEDFSQEDSSTRKKYQGTGLGLAISKNLALLMQGDISFESKLGEGSIFTFTCELQKSRTEDVNTKNHDIVKEKVEYSNQNSNKVILCVEDNIMNQEVMESIVTKKGYQYLAAYNAKEALDILENKKVHLILMDIQLPDLNGFEITKSIRMAKGPMKDVPIIAVTAYVDHKIENKCIQAGINDYMPKPLDLEKLYEMLESYLEG from the coding sequence ATGGATGATATGAAAAAGGAAGAAGTAAATACAAATTATAAAAATGTTCTTGAGGACTTAATGGATATTATTCTTATCGTTGATAAGAATGGGAAAATTGTATATGGTAATAAAAGAGCAGTTGAAACCTATGGATACACTTATGAAGAACTAGTGAATTTAAGTGTTTTCGATCTTAGAAATCAGGATATAGAGGAACCTGTCCAAGAACAGTTAAAGCAAGCATTGCTAAGGGGCATTGAATTTAAGACATATCATTATAAAAAAAATGGGACTAAATTTCCAGTGGAAGTAAGATCCAGATATAGTGGTGAACAATCGAAAGGTAACGTTGTGAGTATCATTCGAGATATTTCCCATATAGATAAAATAGCAAAAGATGCAGAGATGTTTTCTGTGTCATTAGATATTCTTGATGATGCCATTGTAACATTTACAAAAGATTTAAAGGTATCTCTTTGGAGTAAAGCTGCGGAAGAAAAACTTGGATATACAAAAGAAGAAATAGTTGGGCAAAACATTAAAATATTGGTCCCAAATGAAAAGATAAAGGAATTTGAAAATGAAATATTTGAGGTGAGGAAAGGCAATGTTGTTGAAAGATTAGAAACTATCAGATTGCATAAAAATGGTAATGCGATTGATGTATCTATTTCAGTTTCTCCTTTTTATGATCCTGATGGCGTTTTGATTGGTGTATTAGGAGTGTATAAAGATATATCCCAGAGGAAGGAATTGGCTAAACAGTTAAAGCGAAATGAAGAACGCTGGAGATATGCACTTGAGGGAGGTCGTTTTGGAATCTGGGATTGGGATATAGAAAATAACAAAATCTTTAGTGCTGATCTTTGGAAAGAGATCCTAGGATATAATGAAGGTGAATTAAACGATACCTATGAAGACTGGATGAGTAAGGTCCATCCAGAGGATTTTCCCTATGTAAAGGATAAACTGAATAAGCATTCTCGCGGTGAAAAATATATCGATGAGTTTCGTATGAAATGCAAAGATAATACGTACAAATACTTAAGAGCGAAAGGACAGATAATAGAATGGAGAGAGGATGGCAATCCACTTAGGATGATGGGTACGCTTGAAGATATCACAGATCGAAAAATAATAGAAGAAGAATTGAAAGAAAAGTACAAACAATTAGAATTACTAAAAGAAGAAGCGGAAAATGCCAACAAGGCAAAATCACAGTTTTTGGCCAACATGAGCCATGAAATCAGAACACCTATGAATGGGATTTTTGGCGTAGTGCAGCTTCTGGAATCAACCGATGTGGGCGCGGAGCAAAATAAGTATATTAATATGCTGAAAGAATCTACACACACCCTGGCTGGAATTATTAATGATATATTAGATATTTCTAAAATAGAATCTGGGACTTTCAAATTAAATAATGAGCCTTTTAATTTAACGGAAATGATCAGTAGCATTTATCATGGTCTTTTGGTAGATGGAAATGCCAAAGGATTGGAAGTAGGTTATTACTTAGATCCAAATATTAATCCACAGGTTATTGGAGACGAGTTAAAGCTAAAACAAATACTAACAAACTTAATCAGTAATGCCGTTAAGTATACAGAGCAAGGATTTGTTTCTTTTAGGGTAAATAGAATTTCTTTTGATGAACATACTGAAAAGATTCAGTTTAATGTAAAAGACTCAGGAATCGGGATTAAAGATGGTTTCAAAGAAAAAATATTTGAGGATTTTAGTCAAGAGGATTCATCGACCAGGAAAAAATACCAGGGTACAGGACTAGGTCTCGCAATTTCAAAAAATTTAGCCCTATTAATGCAAGGAGATATAAGTTTTGAAAGTAAGCTTGGGGAAGGAAGTATATTCACGTTTACCTGCGAATTGCAAAAATCAAGGACAGAGGATGTTAATACTAAAAACCATGATATTGTTAAAGAAAAAGTTGAATATAGCAATCAGAACTCAAACAAAGTCATTTTATGCGTTGAAGACAATATTATGAATCAAGAGGTTATGGAAAGCATCGTTACAAAAAAAGGGTATCAATATTTAGCTGCGTATAATGCAAAAGAAGCCCTGGATATTTTGGAAAATAAGAAAGTTCATTTGATTCTAATGGATATACAACTCCCAGATTTAAATGGATTTGAGATTACAAAAAGTATTCGCATGGCAAAGGGGCCCATGAAAGATGTGCCGATTATTGCAGTGACAGCATATGTAGATCATAAAATTGAGAATAAGTGTATTCAAGCGGGGATAAATGATTATATGCCAAAACCCCTTGATTTAGAAAAACTTTATGAAATGCTTGAATCTTATTTAGAAGGATAG
- a CDS encoding TetR/AcrR family transcriptional regulator, giving the protein MTKDKSQTNNEIIRVSFILFLEKGYEATSIRDICKEVNIKPASLYFYYKSKEALFLSIYDDIWHEKIKYIEDIEELKQNISPKMKLYHLYKNMLEFYTQNMAKQKFLLRYHLFQTEELSTVIKDKYNFWKNEEEKTMLEIINQCLDRKILDDSRLSNEYLELYKRFEYHQVIDMIISNVKLNNTKLDALWSQFWNYTMISEV; this is encoded by the coding sequence GTGACCAAAGATAAAAGCCAAACAAATAATGAAATTATACGGGTTTCATTTATCTTATTTTTAGAAAAAGGATATGAAGCAACGAGCATAAGAGATATCTGTAAGGAAGTAAATATTAAACCAGCTTCATTATACTTCTATTATAAATCTAAAGAAGCATTATTTCTTAGTATTTATGATGATATTTGGCATGAGAAGATTAAATACATTGAGGATATAGAAGAGTTGAAACAGAATATTTCTCCAAAAATGAAATTATATCATTTATACAAAAATATGCTGGAATTCTACACACAAAACATGGCAAAACAAAAATTTCTACTGAGATATCATCTTTTTCAAACAGAAGAGCTATCTACTGTGATTAAAGATAAATATAACTTTTGGAAGAATGAAGAGGAAAAGACAATGTTAGAAATCATAAATCAATGCCTAGATAGAAAAATATTAGATGACAGTAGACTCTCAAATGAGTATTTAGAATTGTATAAAAGATTTGAGTACCATCAAGTTATTGATATGATTATATCTAATGTTAAGTTGAATAATACGAAACTTGATGCGCTATGGTCTCAGTTTTGGAACTACACAATGATAAGCGAGGTGTAG
- a CDS encoding aspartyl-phosphate phosphatase Spo0E family protein yields the protein MSKEKNIEKFVEFKGEEDLLNQIENMRRQLEKMLTHYDGEGFDDEVIEMSQYLDRLLVAYVKGKDEQNIVEMSISSNQSLTNLFQYEICPFCNDSCVTILDHKEQDLRYLLSHDSLTGLYNRMYFEEEIRQQKHHSHFNHCRRCEWIKADK from the coding sequence ATGAGTAAAGAAAAAAACATAGAAAAATTCGTAGAATTTAAAGGAGAAGAAGACCTCTTAAATCAAATTGAAAATATGAGACGGCAATTGGAGAAGATGCTTACTCACTATGATGGTGAAGGGTTCGATGATGAGGTAATCGAAATGAGTCAATACTTAGATCGGTTACTTGTGGCTTATGTAAAGGGAAAAGATGAGCAAAACATCGTTGAAATGAGTATAAGCAGTAATCAAAGCCTGACCAATCTCTTTCAATATGAAATCTGTCCTTTTTGCAATGATAGCTGTGTAACGATTCTAGATCATAAGGAACAAGATTTGCGATATTTACTCTCTCATGATTCCCTAACAGGACTTTATAACCGGATGTACTTTGAAGAGGAAATTAGACAGCAAAAGCATCACTCCCATTTCAATCATTGTAGGAGATGTGAATGGATTAAAGCTGACAAATGA
- a CDS encoding MarR family winged helix-turn-helix transcriptional regulator has protein sequence MNDYDGLKLDNQLCFSVYACSREIIKLYKPFLTKLDITYTQYITLLVLWEKPKITAKELGEKLYLDSGTLTPLLKKLESKELITRKRSTKDERIMIVTLTDKGRELKDAAVEIPEKVFCETQLNIEEAVRLKDSLTKLLNKIT, from the coding sequence ATGAATGATTACGATGGTCTGAAACTAGATAATCAGCTTTGTTTTTCAGTGTACGCATGCTCAAGAGAAATAATAAAGCTATACAAACCTTTTTTAACAAAACTGGATATAACCTATACCCAATATATAACTTTGCTTGTTCTTTGGGAAAAACCCAAAATAACAGCTAAGGAATTAGGAGAAAAACTATATCTAGATTCTGGCACATTAACGCCACTTCTAAAGAAGTTAGAGTCCAAAGAACTAATAACAAGAAAAAGATCTACAAAAGATGAAAGAATAATGATCGTTACTCTTACGGATAAAGGTAGAGAATTAAAGGATGCAGCAGTAGAAATACCTGAAAAGGTCTTTTGTGAAACCCAGCTAAATATAGAAGAAGCTGTGAGACTTAAGGATAGTCTTACTAAACTCTTAAACAAAATAACATAA
- a CDS encoding PLP-dependent aminotransferase family protein has product MKRKRILDANAVKAMEKFKMEMGSEIGTPEDDYIDDEYLYVHTGDLIPREIIEEAERQFANQNEERLD; this is encoded by the coding sequence TTGAAGAGGAAAAGAATATTAGATGCGAATGCAGTCAAAGCCATGGAAAAGTTTAAAATGGAAATGGGTTCGGAGATAGGAACACCAGAAGATGATTATATAGATGATGAATATTTGTATGTACACACCGGGGATCTGATACCTAGAGAAATAATTGAAGAGGCAGAAAGACAATTTGCTAATCAAAATGAGGAAAGGCTGGATTAA
- a CDS encoding ABC transporter substrate-binding protein, translating to MKRKLLFLMLISLLVVSLSVTGCAQKAPETAIGQPEVTGEVETDTSEVIKIGWMGSLTGDQAVWGTCEFNTVKMMVEEANRKGGWLGQTIEVIGYDTRGDAMEAVNAVRRLTSQDKVVAVIGPNASGQAIAISSVLEEMKVADIATVATNPKVTIDESGNVKPYNFRVCFIDPYQGAVAAGYALDVLGLTKAAILYDVADDYSQGLTEFFEKHFVENGGTIVAKEGFKFGDVDFRPQLSKIKQAEPEVVFMPYFFKEVALSANQARELGIDAVLLGGDGWPSDVLLEMAAEAVEGSYFVNHLDFDDPDVQDFKAAYTAKYNLPVELNGYLAYDAFTVLESAVEKAGVADSEAIRDALETVSVKGITGQITISKETHNPEGKDAAIIKIQNGQYVFQQKYSAK from the coding sequence ATGAAAAGAAAACTTTTATTTTTAATGCTTATTTCATTATTGGTAGTAAGTCTTTCAGTAACTGGATGTGCACAAAAGGCTCCTGAAACTGCTATAGGGCAACCTGAAGTCACTGGCGAAGTTGAAACTGACACAAGTGAGGTTATTAAAATAGGCTGGATGGGTTCTCTTACTGGAGATCAAGCAGTCTGGGGTACATGTGAATTCAATACTGTAAAAATGATGGTAGAAGAAGCCAACAGAAAAGGTGGATGGTTAGGTCAAACCATTGAAGTCATTGGGTATGACACCCGTGGTGACGCTATGGAGGCAGTGAATGCGGTTAGAAGATTAACCTCTCAAGATAAGGTTGTTGCTGTTATTGGACCAAATGCCAGTGGTCAGGCGATTGCCATCTCTTCGGTTCTTGAAGAAATGAAGGTAGCTGACATTGCGACTGTGGCAACAAACCCAAAGGTTACCATAGATGAAAGTGGAAACGTTAAGCCCTACAACTTTAGAGTTTGCTTTATCGATCCATATCAAGGAGCAGTTGCAGCTGGATATGCTCTGGATGTACTGGGATTGACAAAGGCAGCCATTCTGTATGATGTGGCAGATGATTACTCCCAAGGGTTAACAGAATTCTTTGAAAAGCATTTTGTAGAAAACGGTGGTACCATTGTTGCTAAAGAAGGCTTTAAATTTGGAGACGTTGACTTCAGACCACAGCTTAGTAAAATTAAACAAGCTGAACCAGAAGTTGTGTTTATGCCTTATTTCTTCAAAGAAGTAGCCCTAAGTGCAAACCAAGCAAGGGAATTGGGAATTGATGCAGTATTATTAGGTGGCGATGGATGGCCTTCAGATGTGTTACTTGAAATGGCTGCTGAAGCTGTCGAGGGAAGTTATTTTGTCAATCACTTAGATTTCGATGACCCAGATGTACAAGATTTTAAAGCGGCTTACACCGCTAAATATAACCTTCCAGTAGAATTGAACGGTTATTTAGCCTATGATGCTTTTACGGTATTAGAGAGTGCTGTTGAAAAGGCAGGGGTAGCAGATTCAGAAGCCATCAGAGATGCCCTTGAAACTGTCAGTGTGAAAGGAATCACTGGTCAAATCACCATCAGTAAGGAGACCCATAATCCAGAAGGCAAAGATGCTGCCATTATCAAGATCCAAAATGGTCAGTATGTCTTCCAACAAAAATACTCAGCTAAATAA
- a CDS encoding branched-chain amino acid ABC transporter permease: MDTFIQQLINGLSIGSVYALMAVGYSLVYSIMNFSNFAHGGVIMIGAYFGFYAMTALNLPFIAAFALAAAGSGILAILLERIAYRPLRKRNAPFLYFIISAMGASIFLENIVIATVGPTFRTYPRVFDSAPISFGAISIGRLDITMFIISAISLSILMYIIGKTRTGMGIRATSYSERASALMGVNTDRIIFIVFGLGGVLAGIAGMLFGMKYTVYPQIGFITMKSFIAAVFGGLGSLPGAVIGSVLLGTIETITAGYISSQYRDLIAFVLLILVLIIRPSGLMGKPTEDKA; the protein is encoded by the coding sequence ATGGATACTTTTATACAGCAACTCATCAATGGATTGTCTATTGGAAGTGTATATGCACTAATGGCGGTAGGGTATTCTTTAGTATATAGTATTATGAATTTTAGTAACTTTGCCCATGGTGGCGTCATTATGATTGGGGCGTATTTTGGTTTTTATGCAATGACAGCCCTAAACTTACCCTTTATTGCGGCCTTTGCACTGGCAGCGGCAGGCTCGGGTATTTTAGCGATTTTATTGGAACGAATTGCCTATAGACCCTTGAGAAAAAGAAATGCCCCCTTTTTGTATTTTATTATCTCAGCCATGGGTGCATCTATATTTTTAGAGAATATTGTAATCGCAACAGTTGGACCTACATTTAGAACCTATCCAAGGGTTTTTGACTCAGCACCCATTAGTTTTGGGGCGATTTCCATAGGAAGACTAGACATAACGATGTTTATCATATCTGCCATTAGCCTATCTATTTTGATGTACATTATCGGAAAGACAAGAACGGGTATGGGGATTCGAGCAACCTCATATAGTGAAAGAGCCAGCGCTTTGATGGGGGTTAATACTGATCGAATTATATTCATTGTTTTTGGGTTAGGAGGCGTCTTGGCAGGAATTGCGGGTATGCTTTTTGGCATGAAATATACGGTCTATCCTCAAATTGGTTTTATCACCATGAAATCATTTATCGCTGCAGTATTTGGAGGTCTAGGAAGTCTTCCCGGTGCAGTGATCGGTTCCGTACTTCTTGGTACCATCGAAACAATAACTGCTGGTTATATTTCATCTCAGTATCGAGACCTGATCGCTTTTGTGTTGTTAATCCTTGTATTAATAATTCGTCCTTCTGGTCTCATGGGTAAACCAACTGAGGATAAGGCATAG
- a CDS encoding branched-chain amino acid ABC transporter permease, with the protein MDWFYLKGILILSGINLMAVLGLSLLTGFTGLFSFGHAGFMAIGAYVTASMTVKFGLPFIPALLIGAMVASLVSLFIGRWTLNLKGDYFCIATLGFGEAIRLILDNVQYFGGARGWPGIPLYTNLTNVLVMNIIGVIILVNLIRSRHGRNMKAIREEELASQIIGINVFKYKLTSLAISAAYAGIAGGMLAHYTGFIQPKMFQLIKSTELTIIVIFGGLGSISGSVIGAIVLTALPELLRTFARWRLVVYGASVIFIMITRPQGLMGGYEITPTNIKKLISHILSLGNKKHSLGGDNK; encoded by the coding sequence ATGGATTGGTTTTATCTAAAAGGAATTTTAATCTTATCAGGGATCAATTTAATGGCAGTACTGGGTCTTTCTTTGCTAACGGGTTTTACAGGATTGTTTTCATTTGGACATGCAGGCTTCATGGCCATTGGTGCTTACGTAACTGCCTCCATGACGGTTAAATTTGGACTGCCCTTTATTCCCGCCTTATTAATCGGCGCAATGGTGGCTTCATTGGTGAGTCTTTTTATTGGCAGATGGACCCTCAATTTAAAGGGTGATTACTTTTGTATTGCTACCCTTGGTTTTGGAGAAGCCATTCGTCTGATACTAGACAATGTGCAATACTTTGGAGGAGCCAGAGGGTGGCCGGGTATACCACTCTATACAAATCTGACAAATGTACTGGTGATGAATATTATCGGGGTTATTATATTAGTGAATCTGATTAGATCCAGACATGGCAGAAATATGAAGGCCATTAGAGAAGAAGAGCTGGCATCTCAAATCATTGGAATCAATGTATTTAAGTACAAACTAACCTCTCTGGCCATTAGTGCTGCCTATGCAGGCATTGCAGGAGGGATGCTTGCCCATTACACAGGTTTCATTCAACCTAAAATGTTTCAACTGATCAAGTCCACTGAATTGACCATTATTGTCATCTTTGGGGGTCTGGGCAGTATTTCCGGAAGTGTGATTGGTGCCATTGTATTAACTGCATTGCCGGAATTATTAAGAACATTTGCAAGGTGGAGATTGGTGGTATATGGTGCATCTGTTATCTTTATTATGATTACCCGACCCCAGGGATTAATGGGGGGATATGAAATAACCCCAACAAACATCAAAAAACTTATCTCTCATATTTTATCATTAGGTAATAAAAAACATTCCCTGGGGGGAGATAATAAATGA
- a CDS encoding ABC transporter ATP-binding protein — MTLLELKNVTKKFGGLTAVGNMDLKLEKDSILGLIGPNGAGKTTIFNLITGIYRVTEGDIIFENKPINHLEPFQVADAGITRTFQNIRLFKELSTYDNILTACHYNTNYTIMDSVLRNKKYREGEKKLHKQVTDLLDIMELTDRKDLVAGNLPYGLQRRLEIARALALHPKLLLLDEPAAGMNPDETIKLMKLIKEVRKQFDLTVLVIEHHMDLIMGICDQVVVLNFGKKLAEGNTQEIQSNPKVIEAYLGEEEIIC, encoded by the coding sequence ATGACACTTTTAGAGCTTAAGAATGTAACGAAAAAATTCGGTGGATTAACGGCCGTAGGAAATATGGATTTAAAGCTTGAAAAGGACAGCATTTTAGGTTTGATCGGGCCCAATGGTGCAGGAAAAACAACAATATTCAATTTAATAACTGGTATTTACAGGGTCACTGAGGGGGATATTATTTTTGAAAACAAACCAATTAATCACTTAGAGCCCTTTCAGGTTGCAGATGCAGGGATTACCAGAACATTTCAGAACATCCGCCTCTTTAAAGAATTATCAACATATGATAACATTTTGACCGCATGTCATTACAATACAAATTATACAATTATGGACTCTGTCTTACGAAATAAGAAATATCGGGAAGGAGAGAAAAAGCTCCATAAACAGGTGACTGACCTACTGGATATTATGGAACTGACCGATAGAAAGGATTTAGTTGCAGGGAACCTACCCTATGGTTTGCAAAGAAGATTGGAAATTGCAAGGGCCCTAGCCCTTCATCCAAAACTCTTGCTTTTAGATGAACCCGCTGCTGGCATGAACCCTGATGAAACCATAAAGTTGATGAAGTTAATCAAAGAAGTTAGGAAGCAATTCGATTTGACAGTCCTTGTGATTGAGCATCATATGGATCTCATCATGGGTATTTGTGATCAAGTTGTTGTTTTGAATTTTGGAAAAAAGCTGGCAGAGGGAAACACCCAAGAAATTCAGAGTAATCCTAAAGTCATTGAGGCATATCTTGGGGAGGAGGAAATCATTTGTTAA
- a CDS encoding ABC transporter ATP-binding protein produces the protein MLKVDNLSVYYGGIHALKGVSIAVEEGQIVSIIGSNGAGKSTLLNTISGMVKRKGGSILYKGKEIPKLPYHIVKIGICQVPEGRLIFANLTVKENLMMGAYLRRDKEQIAKDLEKVYELFPRLLERLTQMAGTLSGGEEQMLAMGRGLMSNPDLILLDEPSLGLAPLLVKTIFEIIEDIKKLNKTILLVEQNAYKALSVADFGYVLEQGKVTKAGNAKELIQDKSILEAYLGKKEIQINL, from the coding sequence TTGTTAAAGGTTGATAATCTCAGTGTGTATTATGGAGGTATCCATGCCTTGAAGGGTGTTTCAATAGCCGTTGAAGAGGGGCAAATTGTATCCATCATTGGATCAAATGGAGCAGGAAAATCAACCCTCTTAAATACGATTTCAGGTATGGTGAAACGAAAAGGAGGATCCATCCTTTATAAGGGAAAAGAAATCCCTAAACTTCCTTATCATATTGTTAAAATAGGGATTTGTCAGGTGCCGGAGGGTCGTCTGATTTTTGCAAATTTAACTGTGAAAGAAAATTTGATGATGGGTGCCTATTTGAGAAGAGATAAAGAACAAATTGCAAAGGACCTTGAAAAGGTTTATGAGCTCTTCCCCAGATTGTTAGAGAGATTAACTCAAATGGCAGGGACCCTAAGTGGTGGTGAGGAACAAATGTTGGCCATGGGTAGAGGTCTCATGAGTAATCCTGACTTGATATTGCTAGATGAACCCTCATTAGGGTTGGCGCCCCTATTGGTCAAGACTATTTTTGAAATTATTGAAGATATAAAGAAATTGAACAAAACCATATTATTAGTAGAGCAAAATGCATATAAAGCCCTATCCGTTGCAGATTTTGGCTATGTACTAGAACAAGGAAAGGTAACCAAGGCAGGGAATGCAAAGGAGTTAATTCAAGATAAATCGATTCTAGAGGCCTATCTTGGAAAAAAGGAAATCCAAATCAATCTGTAA